Proteins from one Sarcophilus harrisii chromosome 2, mSarHar1.11, whole genome shotgun sequence genomic window:
- the LOC100929869 gene encoding mesoderm posterior protein 1 — MANSPRQQFPRQEDWLLPQDWGWGWESPSDSTSPTSSSDSYSSSPSYGHPSTTESLPQALDCHPPEPPTSAPFQRNRRERGGPASGQRQSASEREKLRMRNLSRALHELRRYLPPSVAPVGQSLTKIETLRLAIRYIGHLSALLGLSEESLRRRRREGTMQSCPLCPDRLGCCPDQTQSLSSLSHAPRAYSPLLPEVWASPPSCRLVLPQPKQCGEQNLNSRSWGSLSCCLGSPTRPDLPGRRHQAVGFGNPPPVCPGTQIPPKLHWEKATDPASWAIAPHSSEFTTLYQVITTSPESSLPALTGPYQSQPIPPRCQPELSTQWDCWGYNGLTSIQESNPLLMFREDRSPEC, encoded by the exons ATGGCTAACTCTCCGCGCCAGCAATTCCCCAGGCAGGAAGATTGGCTGCTCCCCCAggactggggctggggctgggagaGCCCCTCGGACTCCACTTCTCCCACATCCTCTTCTGATTCCTATAGCTCATCCCCATCCTATGGACACCCAAGTACCACAGAAAGCCTTCCTCAAGCTCTAGACTGCCACCCTCCAGAGCCCCCTACTTCTGCCCCTTTCCAAAGGAACAGAAGGGAACGAGGTGGCCCCGCCAGTGGGCAGAGGCAGAGCGCCAGCGAGCGTGAGAAACTGAGGATGCGCAACCTCTCACGTGCCTTACATGAACTGCGGCGTTATCTACCACCCTCAGTGGCACCTGTCGGACAGAGCCTGACTAAGATTGAGACCTTGAGGCTGGCTATCCGCTACATTGGTCACCTGTCGGCCCTTCTGGGACTCAGCGAGGAGAGCCTAAGGCGCCGAAGGAGGGAAGGGACCATGCAGAGCTGCCCACTCTGTCCTGACAGATTGGGCTGCTGTCCAGACCAAACCCAGAGCCTCAGCTCACTCTCCCACGCTCCCAGAGCCTACTCTCCCCTGCTCCCTGAAGTCTGGGCATCCCCACCTTCCTGCCGATTAGTTCTGCCTCAGCCCAAGCAATGTGGTGAGCAGAACCTCAATTCCAGGTCTTGGGGTTCACTTTCTTGCTGCTTGGGATCACCAACCAGGCCAGACCTGCCTGGAAGAAGACATCAAGCTGTAGGATTTGGGAATCCTCCCCCTGTCTGCCCTGGAACACAGATCCCACCCAAGTTACACTGGGAAAAAGCCACTGATCCTGCTTCCTGGGCGATAGCTCCACATTCCTCTGAGTTCACTACTCTATACCAG GTCATCACCACCTCTCCGGAATCCAGTTTACCAGCTCTCACAGGACCTTACCAGTCACAGCCCATACCTCCGAGATGTCAGCCAGAACTGTCAACACAGTGGGATTGCTGGGGTTACAATGGCCTGACTTCTATACAGGAGTCAAACCCTTTACTCATGTTCAGAGAGGACAGGTCCCCTGAGTGCTAA